The region CGGACCCGATGAGAATTCATGAGAGTCCGGTCAGCCTGGGCTCACAGTCACTTCACGCCGCACCTCTAGGGTGAGCAGCATGAAGAAAGCTGCCCTGCTGCTCCTGCCCCTGGCGATGGCCTCCTGCAACTACCTCGGCATTCCCGACGGAGACGTGTCCGGCAACATCCTCGGCACCCAGCCCAGCGGCACCATCCGCATGGCGCTGCGCGGCGTGACGCTCAGCGGCGTGCAGACCCCCGCGCTCGACCAGGGCAACCTCGGCACCCTGAACCCCGAGAAGCGCGTGTACGCCATCAGCTTCCCGAACACCCCCGAGGACGGCGCGTACGAACTGTTCGCCTACGTGGACGGCGAGACCGGCACCAAACTCCGCTACGACAACGGCGAGCAGAAGACGGGCAGCCGCACCTTCGTGTACTCGAAGAGCGGCCTGAACAAGAAAGACGGCAGTGACGTCTTCAACCTCAAGCCCGGCTGGACCCTCATGAGTGGCGTTACGCCCGGCAAGAACGGCACGCCGTTCACCAGCATCGACCTGAACTGGTAATCAGCAAATGAGGAGGGGGCCCGCAGCCGAACGCCGCGCGCCCCCTCCTTCACTCACGTCAGTTCTTGGCGCTGCCTTCGAAGGCGGCCTTGAACTTCTGGAGGTCCTCGGCGATCTGCTGGCTGGGTTCCTCACCGAACAGCTTGGCGACGGCAGCGCCCAGCGGCCCGGCGGGCGGACGGTAGGACAGCGCGACGTGCACGCGGGTGCCGCCGCTGGGCAGGGACTCGAACTGCACGCTGCCCGCGTTGTCCACGGTGGCGCCGGGCAGGGAGTGCCAGCCGATGCGCTGGCCGGGCTTGTCGTTGACGATCTCGGCTTCCCACTCGACGTGGGTGCCCAGCGGGGCCTTGGCGACCCAGCGGCTGCGCTTCTCGTCCAGCGCGGTGACGCTCTCGAGGTGGCTCATGATCTGCGGCAGGTTCTCCAGCTTGCGCCAGAAGTCGTACACGGCCTGCGCGGGTCGGTCGATGACGACGCTGTGCTCCACGAAGATGGGCTTGGCGGCGGTGGCGTTGCCGCTCAGGCCGGCGGCGGCCATCACGGGATCGTTGCCGGTGGCGGCGCGGTAGGCGAGGTACCCGCCGACAGCGGCCATCCCGAGGCCGAGCACGCCGCGCTTGCGCAGGCCCATCAGCAGCAGGGCGCCTCCGGCGGCGCCGCTGATCATGCGGTTCTGATCCATTCCTGTGGTGCTGTTCGTCATGGTGGTTCCCTCCGTGGGGGCAGTGTATGAAGTGCAGTGGGGGCGCGCGTGAAGCCACGCCCAACGAAGATTAAGGCCCGCTTCCGGCCCGGGTGGGGCCAATTGACCTTACGGGGCGTCAGCCCGGCTGGTTCCCGTTCTGATGCGCGTGCTGATCGGTGATGGTCTCGGTCGCGGCGCGGTCCTCACCGCCGGTGGGGCCGCCCTGCACGTCGGGCGTGAGGTTGGTGTTCGCGCCGTGCGTGGCGTGGTCGCTGCCCGTGTGCTCCTGCGCGGTTTCCGGGGTGCTGGG is a window of Deinococcus grandis DNA encoding:
- a CDS encoding SRPBCC family protein, yielding MTNSTTGMDQNRMISGAAGGALLLMGLRKRGVLGLGMAAVGGYLAYRAATGNDPVMAAAGLSGNATAAKPIFVEHSVVIDRPAQAVYDFWRKLENLPQIMSHLESVTALDEKRSRWVAKAPLGTHVEWEAEIVNDKPGQRIGWHSLPGATVDNAGSVQFESLPSGGTRVHVALSYRPPAGPLGAAVAKLFGEEPSQQIAEDLQKFKAAFEGSAKN